A window of Mesomycoplasma lagogenitalium contains these coding sequences:
- the yihA gene encoding ribosome biogenesis GTP-binding protein YihA/YsxC, with amino-acid sequence MWKFIVSSSGKSNWLNHNEIEICFIGRSNVGKSSLINALANQKIAKTSNTPGRTQLINFFKNSNNKIIVDLPGYGYAKMSKTNAQKMFDMIEQYFTERENLKYVFLLFDSRLGLLENDLQMIEFLQSLNHNVILVGTKADKLNQAQMHKIKKQLEKFNNLQFSYFVSSLKNKNINLLNQQIDKIFSDNENKI; translated from the coding sequence ATGTGAAAATTTATAGTTTCAAGTTCCGGTAAAAGTAATTGATTGAATCATAATGAAATAGAAATTTGTTTCATTGGAAGATCGAATGTTGGTAAATCTTCATTAATTAATGCTTTAGCAAATCAAAAAATCGCCAAAACTTCTAACACTCCAGGAAGAACCCAGTTAATTAATTTTTTTAAAAATAGTAATAATAAAATAATTGTCGATCTTCCGGGTTATGGTTATGCTAAAATGTCGAAAACTAATGCTCAAAAAATGTTTGATATGATTGAACAATATTTTACTGAAAGAGAAAATTTAAAATATGTGTTTTTACTTTTTGATTCTAGATTAGGATTATTAGAAAATGATTTACAAATGATCGAATTTTTACAATCATTAAATCATAATGTTATATTAGTAGGAACCAAAGCAGATAAATTAAATCAAGCTCAAATGCATAAAATTAAAAAGCAACTAGAAAAATTTAATAATTTACAATTTAGTTACTTTGTATCAAGTTTGAAAAATAAAAATATTAATTTATTAAATCAGCAAATTGACAAAATATTTTCCGATAATGAAAATAAAATATAA
- a CDS encoding acetate/propionate family kinase produces MNKKILVVNAGSSSMKWSLFNKKDFSVIANGISERIGINDSFLKMSFNDQEVKETVDLKNHKDAADATIKMWTDNQVISSLEEIELVGFRVVHGGTYFNDSTKLDEKAINLIDECSKFAPLHNPGAIQAIKAFKEVLPKAKLSASFDTAFHSSLPKINYQYPMNKEFADKYGIRKYGMHGISHKFITLKLQEILKKESVNFVNLHIGNGASLCAVKDSKSYDTSMGFTPLAGVMMGTRSGDIDPAIHEYATEAANISLKEFTNILNKKSGLLGVSGYSSDMRDLANKYQEKDENAIFTLELYSQKIVDYLVNYINKVGKNIDALVFTAGVGENSSLMRELVINKLQLPALNIELDKEKNWTSPKNIKEYLLISSKNSLIPVYVIRTNEELLIAQDALKLNS; encoded by the coding sequence ATGAATAAAAAAATATTAGTAGTTAATGCTGGTTCTTCTTCAATGAAATGATCGTTATTTAATAAAAAAGATTTTTCAGTAATTGCTAATGGAATTTCTGAAAGAATCGGAATTAATGATTCTTTTTTAAAAATGTCGTTTAACGATCAAGAAGTAAAAGAAACTGTAGATTTAAAAAATCATAAAGATGCAGCAGATGCAACTATTAAAATGTGAACAGATAATCAAGTGATTTCTTCTTTAGAGGAAATTGAACTAGTTGGTTTTAGAGTAGTTCATGGCGGAACATATTTCAATGATTCGACAAAATTAGATGAAAAAGCTATTAATTTAATTGATGAATGCTCTAAATTTGCTCCATTGCATAATCCTGGAGCTATTCAGGCGATTAAAGCTTTTAAAGAAGTTTTACCAAAAGCAAAATTAAGCGCTAGTTTTGACACTGCTTTTCATAGTAGTCTTCCAAAAATTAATTATCAGTATCCAATGAACAAAGAATTTGCTGATAAATATGGAATTAGAAAATATGGAATGCACGGAATTAGCCATAAATTCATTACTTTAAAACTTCAGGAAATATTAAAAAAAGAATCTGTAAATTTTGTTAATTTACATATCGGTAACGGAGCTTCATTATGTGCTGTAAAAGATTCAAAATCTTATGACACTTCAATGGGATTCACTCCTCTTGCGGGAGTAATGATGGGAACAAGAAGTGGGGATATTGATCCGGCAATTCATGAATATGCAACAGAAGCTGCAAATATTTCTTTAAAAGAATTTACTAATATTTTAAATAAAAAATCTGGATTATTAGGAGTTTCCGGATATTCATCTGATATGAGAGATTTAGCAAATAAATATCAAGAAAAAGATGAAAATGCAATTTTTACACTAGAATTATATTCCCAAAAAATTGTTGATTATTTAGTAAATTATATTAATAAAGTTGGAAAAAATATTGATGCTCTAGTGTTTACAGCCGGAGTTGGAGAAAATTCTAGTTTAATGAGAGAACTAGTTATAAATAAACTACAATTACCAGCTTTAAATATTGAATTAGATAAAGAAAAAAATTGAACAAGTCCAAAAAACATTAAAGAATATTTATTGATTTCATCTAAAAATTCTTTAATTCCAGTTTATGTAATAAGAACAAACGAAGAATTATTAATTGCTCAAGATGCATTAAAATTAAATTCTTAA
- a CDS encoding phosphate acetyltransferase, translated as MSFEKELETRIASMNANNTKKTILLIDGEDKRAIAASKLIAQTELVNVILLVENNLKDLPSYVKQEIVSKEKQEAYAKMFFELRNGKETMENAQKALTTLPFYAMMMLKNKEVDGVVGGLNFTTADILRAAFKVIGPKKGIKTISSAMIMHKEDQKYIFSDISVNIKPSSEQLAEIGINANDFAKSLGFDPKVAFLSFSTDGSAVSEESALVANATHLYNEKNVEKNAIGEIQFDAAFDKEVRKSKYKKDSYSEDTNVFVFPDLNAGNIGYKIAQRLGNFGAIGPVITGIAAPVNDLSRGSTTQDVYNTILITALQSVKGNE; from the coding sequence ATGTCATTCGAAAAAGAACTTGAAACTAGAATTGCATCTATGAATGCAAATAATACAAAAAAAACTATTTTATTAATCGATGGAGAAGATAAAAGAGCAATTGCAGCAAGTAAATTAATTGCTCAAACAGAATTAGTAAATGTTATTTTATTAGTGGAAAATAATTTAAAAGATTTACCTTCATATGTTAAACAAGAAATTGTTTCAAAGGAAAAACAAGAAGCGTATGCAAAAATGTTTTTTGAATTAAGAAATGGAAAAGAAACAATGGAAAATGCTCAAAAGGCATTGACGACTTTACCATTTTATGCAATGATGATGCTTAAAAACAAAGAAGTTGATGGAGTTGTTGGAGGATTGAATTTTACAACTGCCGATATTTTAAGAGCAGCATTTAAAGTAATTGGACCTAAAAAAGGAATTAAAACAATTTCTTCTGCAATGATTATGCACAAAGAAGATCAAAAATACATTTTTTCAGACATATCTGTAAATATTAAACCTTCTTCAGAACAACTGGCTGAAATAGGAATTAATGCAAATGATTTTGCTAAAAGTTTAGGCTTTGATCCAAAAGTTGCATTTTTATCTTTTTCAACAGACGGATCAGCAGTTAGTGAAGAATCGGCTTTAGTAGCTAATGCAACACATTTATATAACGAAAAAAATGTTGAAAAAAATGCAATAGGAGAGATTCAATTTGATGCAGCATTTGATAAAGAAGTTAGAAAAAGCAAATACAAAAAAGATTCATATTCAGAGGATACCAATGTTTTTGTCTTCCCAGATTTAAATGCTGGAAATATTGGTTATAAAATTGCTCAAAGATTAGGAAATTTTGGTGCAATTGGACCAGTAATTACAGGAATTGCAGCACCTGTTAATGATTTATCTAGAGGTTCAACAACTCAAGATGTTTATAATACAATTTTAATAACTGCACTACAAAGTGTGAAAGGAAATGAATAA
- a CDS encoding phenylalanine--tRNA ligase subunit beta — protein sequence MLFSFNKLKEIANLDINISILDVVNAINSIGFEVEEYKKLNEIKGIKFGHILNIYKNPNTNKLNVCEIEFNDKIRIIQTNADNVKKGDYLMAFVPGSSSKNIIFDKKNLQGIESEGMLVSLNELGFDSDLVWSEYKDGIFTFNKVDLNLDPIEYFSLNDYIIDIKVLSNRSDANSYYIMARELAAYFNSDFSEIKEKKHTFVSDFKINDFKNNKLSGLEVNLDSNFSLSIQDSLLIVKSGIKLISPIVDLTNLNLLFSGMPCHAYDKDKIVSPISPTIFSGEFEILGAKIVNFQNALGIKDKNDSIISLAGIMGGEKTSVTKDTKKVILEIGNFSIKDIRNSAKQLKIESNSFKQSSKKISNGTMEIAFKFFSNYLKDFSAPINFYKTKEKEIDFDIEYINRISGSKISETEKFQKVINSLKILGFKFHCKKIIVPNYRHDIEDIDDILEEILRFYGYDNLKLERPFTNSFIVNEISSLKNEIAANGFQEVWSYSLISKHKNILNPFNFDNSISLETFVSKEREEIRNSLAISLAEIIEYNQKRKIENISIFEIGMVNELKNVLCLATTSKSFTNLKTILVNLFGNNFKFQRTTNEQMYHSGVSAHIFYENELIGWIGKISPYLSISDALFLEINLDKLSKKEINYQIYNSEPLKTRDITFAIELKESINDKIDDLKSLYKNIFSISIKDVFIKENEKRVTINVVCDEQGMKLIDDKYNK from the coding sequence ATGCTTTTTTCATTTAATAAATTAAAAGAAATTGCTAATTTAGATATAAATATTTCAATTTTAGATGTAGTAAATGCAATTAATTCAATCGGTTTTGAAGTTGAAGAATATAAAAAGTTAAATGAAATTAAGGGAATAAAATTTGGACATATATTAAATATTTATAAAAATCCCAATACTAATAAATTAAATGTTTGTGAAATTGAATTTAATGACAAAATAAGAATTATTCAAACAAATGCCGACAATGTTAAAAAAGGCGATTATTTAATGGCTTTTGTTCCTGGATCTAGCAGTAAAAATATTATTTTTGATAAAAAAAACCTACAAGGAATTGAATCGGAGGGAATGTTAGTTTCATTAAACGAATTAGGTTTTGATAGTGATTTAGTTTGAAGCGAATATAAAGACGGAATTTTTACTTTTAATAAAGTAGATTTAAATTTAGATCCTATTGAATATTTTTCACTTAATGACTATATAATTGATATTAAAGTTTTATCTAATCGTTCTGATGCTAATTCTTATTACATTATGGCTAGAGAATTAGCCGCTTATTTTAATAGCGACTTTTCTGAAATAAAAGAAAAAAAACATACATTTGTAAGCGATTTTAAAATTAATGATTTTAAAAATAATAAACTTTCTGGTCTAGAAGTTAATTTAGATTCAAATTTTTCACTTTCTATTCAAGATTCGCTACTAATTGTTAAATCTGGTATCAAGTTAATTTCTCCAATTGTTGATTTAACAAATTTAAATTTATTATTTTCAGGAATGCCTTGTCATGCTTATGATAAAGATAAAATAGTTTCTCCGATAAGTCCAACAATTTTTAGCGGTGAATTTGAAATATTAGGTGCCAAAATTGTTAATTTTCAAAATGCACTAGGAATTAAAGATAAAAATGATTCTATAATTTCTTTAGCAGGAATTATGGGAGGGGAAAAAACTTCTGTTACAAAGGACACAAAAAAAGTTATTTTGGAAATAGGTAACTTTTCGATCAAGGATATTCGAAATAGTGCAAAACAACTTAAAATCGAATCCAATTCCTTTAAACAATCTTCTAAAAAAATTTCAAACGGAACTATGGAAATTGCTTTTAAATTTTTTTCTAATTATTTAAAAGATTTTTCTGCTCCTATTAATTTTTATAAAACAAAAGAAAAAGAAATTGATTTTGATATAGAATATATAAATAGAATATCTGGTTCAAAAATTTCTGAAACTGAAAAATTTCAAAAAGTAATTAATTCATTAAAAATTTTAGGATTTAAATTTCATTGTAAAAAAATTATTGTTCCAAATTATCGTCATGACATTGAGGATATTGATGATATTTTAGAAGAAATTTTAAGATTTTATGGATATGATAATTTAAAATTAGAAAGACCATTTACTAATTCATTTATAGTTAATGAAATTAGTTCTCTAAAAAATGAAATTGCAGCAAATGGTTTTCAGGAAGTTTGAAGTTATTCATTGATTTCAAAACACAAAAACATTTTAAATCCATTTAACTTTGATAATTCAATTTCTCTAGAAACTTTCGTTTCAAAAGAACGAGAAGAAATTAGAAATTCCTTAGCCATTTCACTTGCTGAAATTATTGAGTACAATCAAAAAAGAAAGATTGAAAATATTTCTATCTTTGAAATAGGAATGGTTAATGAATTGAAAAATGTTCTTTGTTTAGCTACTACTAGCAAAAGTTTTACTAATTTAAAAACTATTTTAGTAAATTTGTTTGGAAATAATTTTAAATTTCAACGAACAACAAACGAACAAATGTATCATTCAGGTGTTAGCGCTCATATTTTTTATGAAAATGAACTAATTGGTTGAATAGGGAAAATTTCTCCATATTTAAGTATTAGCGATGCATTGTTTTTAGAAATTAATTTAGATAAACTTTCAAAAAAGGAAATCAATTATCAAATTTATAATAGCGAACCGCTAAAAACACGTGATATTACTTTTGCAATTGAATTAAAAGAAAGTATTAACGACAAAATTGATGATTTAAAATCATTATACAAAAATATTTTTTCAATTTCCATTAAAGATGTTTTCATTAAAGAGAACGAAAAAAGAGTTACAATAAACGTTGTTTGTGATGAACAAGGAATGAAATTAATTGATGATAAATATAATAAATAA
- the pheS gene encoding phenylalanine--tRNA ligase subunit alpha yields the protein MDFNKIKTFEDYKIAKNKFFGPEGEIFSLTKDLKTASADKKAEIGKKIKSLKEKAEIEFEKVLKRIELQKVKDKIENEWIDINQPVENNSSLHPITLVANRIREWFLENGYFEYFDSEIVSDEYNFERLNIEKDHPAREMQDSLYINENLLLRTHNTGISAKMLEKYKNQAFSQFAIGKVYRNDEDDQTHSHQFTQVDFVSVGYVNFPNLIWTLKSFLSYVLETEVEIRLRPSYFPFTEPSAEVDVLYKGKWIEILGSGMLHKKVLKKAGYTNDMNGFAAGIGLERIAMIKYQINDIRELYKNDLRFLNQFRKDK from the coding sequence ATGGATTTTAATAAAATTAAAACTTTTGAAGATTATAAAATTGCTAAAAATAAATTTTTTGGACCCGAAGGAGAAATATTTAGTTTAACTAAAGATTTGAAAACCGCTTCAGCAGATAAAAAAGCGGAAATAGGTAAAAAAATTAAATCTTTAAAAGAAAAAGCTGAAATTGAATTTGAAAAGGTTTTAAAAAGAATCGAATTACAAAAAGTCAAAGATAAAATTGAAAACGAGTGAATTGATATAAACCAACCAGTAGAAAATAATAGTTCATTACATCCTATTACACTTGTTGCAAATCGAATTAGAGAATGATTTTTAGAAAATGGTTATTTTGAATATTTTGATTCCGAAATTGTAAGTGATGAATATAATTTTGAAAGATTAAATATTGAAAAAGACCATCCTGCAAGAGAAATGCAAGATTCTTTATATATTAATGAAAATTTACTTTTAAGAACTCATAATACAGGAATTAGCGCAAAAATGCTGGAAAAATATAAAAATCAAGCATTTAGTCAATTTGCTATCGGAAAAGTTTATCGAAATGATGAAGATGATCAAACTCATTCACATCAATTTACACAGGTGGATTTTGTTAGTGTTGGATATGTAAATTTTCCTAATTTAATTTGAACATTAAAATCATTTTTATCATATGTTTTAGAAACTGAGGTTGAAATAAGATTAAGACCATCATATTTTCCATTTACTGAACCTTCAGCCGAAGTTGATGTTTTATATAAAGGTAAGTGAATCGAAATTTTAGGATCTGGAATGTTGCATAAAAAAGTATTAAAAAAAGCTGGTTATACAAATGATATGAACGGTTTTGCTGCTGGAATTGGGTTGGAAAGAATAGCGATGATTAAATATCAAATTAATGACATAAGAGAATTATATAAAAATGATTTAAGATTTTTAAATCAATTTAGAAAGGATAAATAA